From Candidatus Amoebophilus asiaticus 5a2, the proteins below share one genomic window:
- a CDS encoding DNA topoisomerase IV subunit B: MINHQYTEANIRSLDWREHIRLRPGMYIGKLGDGSAQDDGIYVLFKEVIDNSIDEYVMGYGKRIDIQLTASQVTVRDFGRGIPLGKVVDCVSKINTGGKYDTQSFQKSVGLNGVGTKAVNALSAHFKAQSFREGKTKVAIFSQGKLLEESPIQDTKEKDGTLISFEPDPTLFNNFRFLPHFVEEQLWNYAFLNAGLKIYLNGQEYFSKNGLLDLLNRKTDEESLCYPIIHMKDTDIEIALTHNNQYGEEYYSFVNGQFTTQGGTHLAAFKEAFAKTIRDFYKKDFDATDIRASVVGAISVRVQEPVFESQTKTKLGSQQIGPEGPSIRTFINDFVKRELDNYLHKNPETAEALLSRILQSERERKDIAGIKKLANERAKKASLHNKKLRDCRIHYNTTHKDRDNSMVFITEGNSASGSITKSRDVQTQAVFSLRGKPLNCFGYTKKLVYENEELNLLQHALNIEDGLEGLRYRKVIIATDADVDGMHIRLLILTYFLQFFPELVRNGHVYLLETPLFRVRNKQKTLYCYNETEKQQAIQQLGKQPEITRFKGLGEISADEFKNFIGTQMRIEPVTLRKETSIHQLLSFYMGKNTQERQNFIIDNLKIERDFAEANAASAKVLESIS; encoded by the coding sequence ATGATTAATCACCAGTATACAGAAGCCAATATACGCTCTTTAGATTGGAGAGAGCATATCCGTCTACGCCCAGGCATGTATATCGGTAAGCTTGGAGATGGTTCTGCGCAAGATGATGGTATTTATGTGTTGTTTAAAGAAGTTATTGATAACAGTATTGATGAATATGTGATGGGTTATGGTAAACGAATTGATATACAATTAACTGCCAGCCAAGTAACTGTGCGCGATTTTGGTAGAGGCATACCACTTGGTAAAGTGGTAGACTGCGTATCAAAAATTAATACAGGGGGTAAATATGATACGCAATCATTTCAGAAATCTGTAGGACTTAATGGAGTAGGAACAAAAGCTGTTAATGCGCTTTCAGCACATTTTAAAGCACAATCCTTTAGAGAAGGGAAAACAAAAGTAGCCATATTTTCTCAAGGAAAACTTTTAGAAGAAAGCCCTATCCAAGATACTAAAGAAAAAGATGGCACTTTAATTTCTTTTGAACCAGACCCTACACTTTTTAATAACTTCCGTTTCCTACCTCATTTTGTTGAGGAGCAACTATGGAACTACGCCTTTTTAAATGCAGGCCTTAAGATTTATTTAAACGGGCAGGAATATTTTTCTAAAAATGGATTGCTAGATTTATTAAATCGCAAGACAGATGAGGAATCGTTATGCTATCCTATCATCCATATGAAGGATACAGACATAGAAATAGCCCTAACGCATAACAACCAATACGGAGAAGAATATTATTCATTTGTAAACGGACAGTTTACCACCCAAGGTGGTACGCATTTGGCAGCTTTTAAAGAGGCCTTTGCAAAAACCATCCGCGATTTCTATAAAAAAGATTTTGATGCTACTGACATCCGTGCTTCTGTAGTAGGTGCCATATCTGTTAGAGTGCAAGAGCCTGTTTTTGAATCTCAGACAAAAACCAAGCTAGGTTCTCAACAAATTGGTCCAGAAGGACCTTCTATCCGTACCTTTATTAATGATTTTGTAAAAAGAGAGCTAGATAACTATTTACATAAAAATCCTGAAACAGCAGAGGCACTACTTAGCCGCATCCTACAGTCTGAAAGAGAACGTAAAGATATTGCTGGCATAAAAAAATTGGCCAATGAAAGGGCTAAAAAGGCAAGTTTACACAATAAAAAGTTACGGGATTGTAGAATACACTATAATACAACTCATAAAGATCGAGATAATTCTATGGTCTTTATTACAGAGGGAAATTCTGCTAGTGGTTCAATTACCAAATCACGCGATGTACAAACTCAAGCTGTATTCTCTTTGCGTGGCAAACCACTCAACTGCTTTGGTTATACCAAAAAGCTAGTGTATGAGAACGAAGAGCTTAACTTATTGCAGCATGCGCTTAATATAGAAGATGGCTTAGAAGGCTTAAGATATCGCAAGGTAATTATTGCTACTGATGCTGATGTAGATGGTATGCACATCCGGCTGCTCATCCTTACTTATTTTTTACAGTTCTTTCCTGAACTAGTACGTAATGGACATGTATACTTATTAGAAACGCCTCTATTTAGGGTCCGTAATAAGCAAAAAACCTTATACTGCTATAATGAAACAGAAAAACAACAAGCCATACAACAATTAGGTAAGCAACCAGAGATAACACGTTTTAAAGGATTAGGTGAGATATCGGCAGATGAGTTTAAAAACTTTATAGGAACACAAATGCGTATAGAGCCTGTTACGCTACGCAAAGAGACATCTATCCACCAACTCTTAAGTTTCTATATGGGTAAGAACACCCAAGAAAGACAGAATTTTATTATTGACAACTTAAAAATAGAAAGAGATTTTGCAGAAGCAAACGCTGCCTCTGCAAAAGTTCTTGAGAGTATTAGTTAA
- the trxA gene encoding thioredoxin — MNKEKDIHLTDAEFDKALQSSNPVLVDFWAPWCGPCRMMSPIIDELAKEYEGKADIYKLNIDENSQVPTKYSIRSIPTMIIFKNGQAVERIVGGLSKIALEEKLDIYTS, encoded by the coding sequence ATGAATAAAGAAAAAGACATACATCTTACTGACGCAGAATTTGACAAAGCATTGCAAAGCTCAAATCCTGTATTAGTTGATTTCTGGGCACCTTGGTGTGGACCCTGCCGTATGATGAGCCCTATTATAGATGAACTTGCAAAAGAGTATGAAGGCAAAGCAGACATCTATAAACTTAATATAGACGAAAATTCTCAAGTACCTACCAAATATAGTATCAGAAGCATTCCTACCATGATCATCTTTAAAAATGGTCAAGCTGTAGAGCGTATAGTAGGTGGACTCAGTAAAATAGCATTAGAGGAAAAACTCGATATATATACATCATAA